In Sardina pilchardus chromosome 8, fSarPil1.1, whole genome shotgun sequence, a genomic segment contains:
- the snrnp27 gene encoding U4/U6.U5 small nuclear ribonucleoprotein 27 kDa protein encodes MGRSRSRTPPRRERRRSRSSSRDRERRRRERERSRSRDRDRRRSRSRSPHRRRSRSPRRHRSSSLSPQRKDRRDDDKKDKPAKVHQISEEDMQGKTEEEIEMMKLMGFGSFDSSKGKKKNGSVNAHAINVSQKRKYRQYMNRKGGFNRPLDFIA; translated from the exons ATGGGGCGAAGTAGAAGCAGGACGCCTCCACGACGAG AGAGGCGTCGGTCACGTTCGTCTTCCCGAGACCGTGAGAGACGACGCCGAGAACGAGAACGTTCCAGGTCTCGAGACAGGGACCGACGTCGCAGCCGTTCCCGATCTCCACACAGGCGACGCTCTAG GTCCCCTCGCCGCCACcgttcctcttccctctctccacagcgAAAAGATAGACGTGATGATGATAAGAAAGACAAACCTGCGAAAGTGCATCAAATATCAG AGGAAGACATGCAGGGCAAGACTGAAGAGGAGATCGAGATGATGAAATTAATGGGATTTGGATCATTCGACAGCTCCAAG gGCAAGAAGAAGAATGGATCAGTCAATGCCCATGCAATCAATGTCTCGCAGAAGAGAAAATACAG gCAGTACATGAATCGTAAAGGTGGATTCAACAGACCACTGGATTTCATCGCCTGA